In a genomic window of Gloeocapsopsis dulcis:
- the gatA gene encoding Asp-tRNA(Asn)/Glu-tRNA(Gln) amidotransferase subunit GatA has product MASIRELHQQLVSKERSAVEITQEALQRIVALEPKLHSFLSVTADTALAQAQVVDAKIAAGEEIGLLTGIPIGIKDNMCTKGIRTTCASKILENFVPPYESTVTQKLVDAGTVMVGKTNLDEFAMGSSTENSAFQVTANPWDLERVPGGSSGGSAAAVAAQECVVALGSDTGGSIRQPASFCGVVGMKPTYGLVSRYGLVAFASSLDQIGPFGRTVEDAAILLGAIAGYDCKDSTSLKVEVPDYTQALKPDVKNLRIGIITETFGEGLDPAVEQAVTKAIEQLKDLGAEVQEISCPRFRYGLPTYYIIAPSEASANLARYDGVKYGLRTSDAENLLSMYNRTRAAGFGTEVKRRIMVGTYTLSAGYYDAYYLKAQKVRTLIKQDFENAFANVDVLVCPTVPTTAFKAGEKTDDPLSMYLTDLMTITVNLAGLPGISIPCGFDDRGLPIGLQLIGNVLREDLLFQVAYAYEQATEWHKHTPKVLI; this is encoded by the coding sequence ATGGCATCCATCCGCGAGTTGCACCAACAACTGGTGAGCAAAGAACGCTCTGCGGTTGAAATTACTCAAGAAGCCTTGCAGCGTATTGTAGCCTTAGAGCCGAAATTACATAGCTTCTTATCAGTGACAGCAGATACGGCGTTAGCACAGGCACAAGTAGTAGATGCCAAAATCGCCGCAGGAGAAGAAATTGGGTTACTCACAGGAATTCCGATTGGCATCAAAGACAATATGTGTACCAAGGGAATTCGGACAACGTGTGCTTCTAAAATCTTGGAAAACTTTGTACCACCGTACGAATCAACCGTGACGCAAAAGCTGGTAGATGCAGGCACTGTTATGGTGGGCAAAACGAATTTAGATGAATTTGCGATGGGCAGTTCCACCGAGAACTCAGCATTTCAAGTTACTGCAAATCCGTGGGATCTTGAACGAGTCCCTGGTGGTTCTTCTGGTGGTTCAGCGGCGGCGGTAGCAGCACAAGAATGTGTCGTTGCATTGGGTTCTGATACCGGAGGTTCGATTCGTCAACCAGCATCATTTTGCGGTGTTGTTGGAATGAAACCTACTTATGGGCTAGTGTCACGTTATGGTTTAGTAGCGTTTGCTTCATCGTTGGATCAAATTGGACCATTTGGACGCACTGTAGAAGATGCAGCAATCCTACTTGGTGCGATCGCCGGATACGATTGCAAAGATTCCACGAGTCTCAAAGTCGAAGTTCCAGACTATACACAAGCCTTAAAACCCGACGTTAAAAATCTCCGCATTGGTATTATCACAGAAACCTTTGGTGAGGGATTAGATCCTGCTGTCGAACAAGCTGTCACAAAAGCGATTGAACAACTGAAGGATTTAGGAGCAGAAGTTCAAGAAATTTCCTGTCCGCGCTTTCGTTATGGGTTACCTACTTACTACATTATTGCGCCCTCGGAAGCTTCAGCGAACTTAGCGCGTTACGACGGTGTAAAATATGGCTTGCGCACATCAGATGCCGAAAATCTCCTCTCCATGTATAATCGCACTCGTGCTGCTGGTTTTGGGACCGAAGTCAAACGGCGGATTATGGTAGGAACTTACACGCTGTCTGCAGGCTATTACGATGCGTATTATTTAAAGGCGCAAAAAGTCCGCACACTCATTAAGCAAGACTTTGAAAATGCGTTTGCCAATGTCGATGTTTTAGTTTGTCCAACAGTACCAACAACAGCATTTAAGGCGGGAGAAAAGACAGACGATCCCCTAAGTATGTATTTAACTGATTTGATGACAATCACCGTCAATCTTGCAGGCTTACCAGGAATAAGTATTCCCTGTGGTTTTGACGATCGCGGTTTACCAATTGGATTGCAGTTGATTGGAAACGTACTGCGCGAAGATCTGCTATTTCAAGTTGCATATGCCTATGAACAAGCTACTGAGTGGCATAAACATACTCCCAAGGTGTTGATATAG
- a CDS encoding alpha/beta hydrolase: MLNKLSLRWLVSAGLIAALFYIGLSVYLFFQQTRFIFFPSPIIQTTPEFFNLRYREVWLSVSTTAGQVERIHGWWIPATQSNGQVLLYLHGNGINIGANVAHAYRFHQMGFSVLLIDYRGYGRSDGAFPSEASVYQDAAVAWDYLVTQQQIDPSQIFIYGHSLGGAIAINLALQQPNAAGLIVESSFTSIRAMIDFQRAYRIFPIDLILRQRFDSISKVPTLQTPVLFLHGTADWQVPAQMSEQLYAAVPEPKQLILIPGAGHNNVAEVADSKYFQVVQNFVRQVSTQQVAEH, translated from the coding sequence ATGCTCAACAAATTATCTTTGAGGTGGCTGGTAAGTGCTGGGTTAATTGCTGCACTTTTTTATATCGGGTTAAGCGTATATCTCTTTTTTCAGCAAACCCGCTTTATATTTTTTCCTTCACCTATCATTCAAACGACACCAGAGTTTTTTAATCTTCGCTATCGAGAAGTATGGCTATCTGTTAGCACAACCGCAGGGCAAGTAGAACGCATTCATGGCTGGTGGATTCCTGCGACTCAATCCAATGGACAAGTATTGCTCTATTTACACGGTAATGGGATTAACATTGGTGCGAATGTTGCTCACGCCTATCGATTTCACCAGATGGGTTTTTCAGTACTCCTGATTGATTATCGTGGCTACGGGCGCAGTGATGGGGCTTTTCCCTCTGAAGCGAGTGTTTACCAAGATGCTGCGGTGGCGTGGGATTATCTTGTAACCCAGCAACAAATTGATCCAAGTCAAATTTTTATTTATGGACATTCTTTAGGTGGTGCGATCGCTATTAATTTAGCACTACAACAACCCAATGCGGCAGGATTAATTGTCGAAAGCTCATTTACTTCAATTCGTGCCATGATCGATTTTCAGCGTGCCTACCGCATATTTCCCATTGATTTGATTTTACGTCAGCGCTTCGACTCGATTAGTAAAGTACCCACTTTACAGACTCCTGTTTTATTTCTTCATGGTACTGCCGATTGGCAAGTTCCTGCGCAGATGAGCGAACAACTCTACGCTGCTGTACCGGAACCAAAGCAATTGATCTTAATTCCTGGTGCGGGACATAATAATGTCGCCGAAGTTGCAGATTCTAAGTACTTTCAAGTGGTGCAAAACTTTGTTCGACAAGTCTCAACTCAACAAGTGGCGGAACATTAG
- a CDS encoding Type 1 glutamine amidotransferase-like domain-containing protein gives MGITVVISVRRSRIMSCRQIIAMGGGGFSMEPENLLLDQYILGLVNKEKPKVCFVPTASGDAEDYIARFYASYSTLPSTPSHLSLFKPPPADLRTLVLEQDIIYVGGGSTKNLLALWKEWGLDIILKEAWESGVILAGLSAGSICWFEQGVTDSLPGELTVLPCLGLLQGSNCPHYDGELERRPAYHRLLSAGHISDGYAADDGVALHFINNRLEQIVSSRPNAKAYRLQKMAEGIQESPLETVYLGT, from the coding sequence TTGGGTATAACAGTTGTCATTTCAGTGAGGCGATCGCGCATTATGTCATGCCGACAAATTATTGCAATGGGCGGTGGTGGTTTCTCGATGGAACCAGAGAACCTCCTATTGGATCAATACATCCTTGGTTTAGTTAACAAAGAAAAACCAAAAGTCTGCTTCGTCCCTACCGCGAGTGGTGATGCAGAAGATTACATTGCCAGATTTTACGCTTCCTATTCAACACTACCATCCACACCTTCACATCTATCACTATTTAAACCACCACCCGCCGACCTGAGAACTTTAGTATTGGAACAAGACATTATTTATGTAGGGGGAGGAAGTACCAAAAATTTGCTTGCGCTTTGGAAAGAATGGGGACTCGACATAATCCTGAAAGAAGCGTGGGAAAGTGGTGTTATCCTTGCTGGCTTAAGTGCGGGTTCGATTTGCTGGTTTGAGCAAGGAGTCACCGATTCGCTTCCTGGAGAATTAACAGTATTACCTTGTCTTGGCTTGCTTCAGGGTAGCAATTGCCCTCATTATGATGGAGAATTAGAAAGAAGACCTGCTTACCATCGTTTACTATCAGCAGGACACATCAGTGATGGATATGCCGCAGATGATGGCGTAGCACTGCATTTTATTAACAATAGGCTAGAGCAAATTGTCAGTTCTCGTCCAAATGCAAAAGCTTACAGATTGCAAAAGATGGCAGAAGGAATTCAAGAAAGTCCCTTAGAAACAGTATATTTGGGCACGTAG
- a CDS encoding type II toxin-antitoxin system HicA family toxin, producing the protein MPNKIRELKSLLSKAGFICLSGKGSHTKWFHPLLPGKLTLSGKDGDDAKPYQEKDVNGAIQKIKKIEEEQE; encoded by the coding sequence ATGCCCAACAAGATCAGGGAACTGAAAAGCTTATTATCTAAAGCAGGGTTTATTTGCCTTTCTGGTAAGGGTAGCCATACTAAGTGGTTTCATCCACTTCTACCTGGGAAACTAACATTGTCCGGTAAAGATGGAGATGATGCCAAGCCATATCAGGAAAAGGATGTCAATGGTGCTATTCAGAAGATAAAGAAAATTGAGGAAGAACAAGAATGA
- a CDS encoding type II toxin-antitoxin system HicB family antitoxin, giving the protein MNYHYSVVIQWSDEDQCYVVSLPEWGEFCHTHGDTYEEALQNAQEVLELLVESAVEDGETLPEPLTVGKSFQVA; this is encoded by the coding sequence ATGAACTACCATTATTCTGTTGTTATTCAATGGTCGGATGAAGACCAGTGTTATGTTGTAAGTCTTCCTGAGTGGGGAGAATTCTGTCACACTCACGGAGATACCTACGAAGAAGCGCTACAAAATGCTCAAGAGGTTTTAGAACTTTTAGTAGAATCGGCGGTTGAAGATGGTGAAACTTTACCAGAACCTTTGACCGTAGGAAAATCATTTCAGGTGGCTTAA
- a CDS encoding DNA polymerase III subunit alpha produces the protein MSFVGLHIHSDYSLLDGASQIPALIDRANELGMKAIALTDHGVMYGAIELIKICRNKNVKPIIGNEMYVINGDIEEKKRRPRYHQVVLAKNTKGYKNLVKLTTISHLKGIQGKGIFSRPCVNKELLKEYHEGLIVTSACLGGEVPQAILRGRLDIARKVAQEYKDIFGDDYYLEIQDHGSQEDRIVNIEIIKIARELDIKFIATNDSHYISCFDVEAHDALLCIQTGKLIAEDKRMRYSGTEYLKSAEEMSQLFRDHLPDDMIQEAIATTVEIADKVEPYHIMGEPRIPNYPVPAGHTADTFLEEVVWEGMLERFNRRSHSEIDPTYKERLDYELKMIQQMGFSTYFLVVWDYIKYARDHQIPVGPGRGSAAGSLVAYALRITNIDPVHHGLLFERFLNPERKSMPDIDTDFCIERRDEVIDYVTRKYGTDRVAQIITFNRLTSKAVLKDVARVLDIPYGEADRMAKLIPVVRGKPTKLSVMISDATPAPEFKEKYENDPKVRHWIDMAIRIEGTNKTFGVHAAGVVISSEPLDEIVPLQKNNDGSVITQYFMEDLESLGLLKMDFLGLKNLTLIQKTIELIKQNQNIEIDPDYLPLEERKVQKILAKGEVKKMPQEVQKTYKVLEEGELEGIFQLESSGMRQIVRDLKPSCIEDISSILALYRPGPLDAGLIPKFINRKHGREELDYIHPLLEPILNETYAVLVYQEQIMKMAQDLAGYSLGQADLLRRAMGKKKVSEMQKHREAFVDGAAKNGVRKQVAEELFDQMVKFAEYCLSYDTEILTVECGSIPIGKIVEEKIECTVYSIDSNDYVYIQPVAQWHNRGQQEIFEYCLENGLVIRATKEHKFMTTNGQMLPIDEIFEKGLELKQIQSTNGQ, from the coding sequence ATGTCTTTCGTAGGTCTACATATTCATAGTGATTACAGCTTACTCGATGGTGCGAGTCAAATACCAGCACTTATTGATCGAGCTAATGAGTTAGGAATGAAAGCGATCGCACTTACCGATCACGGTGTTATGTATGGTGCAATCGAACTTATTAAAATTTGCCGCAATAAAAATGTCAAGCCAATTATTGGCAACGAAATGTATGTCATTAATGGAGATATTGAGGAAAAAAAACGTCGCCCTCGCTATCACCAAGTCGTTTTAGCTAAAAATACAAAAGGTTACAAAAATCTTGTTAAATTAACGACAATTTCTCACCTCAAAGGCATTCAAGGCAAAGGAATTTTTTCGCGTCCTTGTGTGAATAAAGAATTATTAAAAGAATACCATGAGGGATTAATCGTTACTAGTGCTTGCTTAGGTGGAGAAGTACCACAAGCAATTCTGCGGGGTAGATTAGATATTGCGCGGAAAGTGGCACAAGAATATAAAGATATATTTGGTGATGATTATTATTTAGAAATTCAAGATCACGGTTCGCAAGAAGACCGAATTGTTAATATTGAAATTATTAAAATTGCACGAGAATTAGATATTAAATTTATTGCGACAAACGATTCGCATTATATCTCTTGCTTCGACGTAGAAGCACACGATGCTTTATTGTGCATTCAAACAGGAAAACTCATTGCAGAAGATAAACGGATGCGATACAGCGGGACAGAGTATCTCAAATCTGCGGAAGAGATGAGTCAACTGTTTCGCGATCATTTACCTGATGATATGATTCAAGAAGCGATCGCCACCACGGTAGAAATTGCTGATAAAGTTGAACCTTACCATATCATGGGTGAACCGCGAATTCCTAACTATCCGGTTCCCGCAGGACATACCGCCGATACTTTTCTAGAAGAAGTCGTATGGGAGGGAATGCTAGAACGCTTTAATCGCCGATCGCACAGTGAAATTGACCCAACATACAAAGAAAGGCTGGATTATGAATTAAAGATGATCCAGCAAATGGGCTTTTCCACTTATTTTTTAGTTGTTTGGGACTATATTAAATACGCTAGAGATCATCAAATTCCTGTTGGTCCTGGGCGGGGTTCAGCTGCTGGTTCTTTAGTTGCTTATGCTTTAAGAATTACAAATATTGACCCTGTGCATCATGGATTGTTATTTGAGCGTTTTTTAAATCCTGAACGCAAATCAATGCCTGATATTGATACAGATTTCTGTATCGAAAGACGCGATGAAGTTATTGATTATGTAACGCGAAAATACGGAACAGATCGAGTTGCCCAAATTATTACCTTCAACCGTCTTACTTCCAAAGCAGTTTTAAAAGACGTGGCGCGGGTATTAGATATTCCCTATGGTGAAGCTGACCGCATGGCAAAGCTCATTCCTGTTGTGCGGGGTAAACCAACCAAGCTTTCAGTGATGATTTCTGATGCAACCCCAGCACCAGAGTTTAAAGAAAAATATGAAAATGATCCAAAAGTCCGTCACTGGATTGATATGGCAATTCGGATTGAAGGAACCAACAAAACTTTTGGCGTTCATGCTGCGGGAGTTGTCATTTCTTCTGAACCTTTAGACGAGATTGTTCCGTTACAAAAGAATAATGATGGTTCAGTTATTACCCAGTATTTTATGGAAGATTTGGAATCACTGGGATTGCTAAAAATGGACTTTTTAGGATTAAAAAATTTAACTCTTATTCAAAAAACAATTGAGTTAATTAAACAAAACCAAAATATCGAGATTGACCCTGACTATCTGCCCCTGGAAGAAAGGAAAGTCCAAAAAATCTTAGCCAAGGGTGAAGTCAAAAAAATGCCACAAGAAGTGCAAAAAACTTACAAAGTTCTCGAAGAAGGAGAACTTGAAGGAATTTTCCAACTAGAATCTTCAGGAATGCGGCAAATTGTTCGCGATTTGAAGCCTTCGTGTATTGAAGATATTTCTTCAATTTTGGCATTGTATCGTCCTGGTCCCCTCGATGCTGGACTCATTCCTAAGTTTATTAACCGCAAACACGGTCGCGAAGAATTAGACTACATCCATCCGCTATTAGAGCCAATTTTAAATGAAACTTATGCTGTCTTAGTGTATCAAGAGCAAATCATGAAAATGGCTCAAGATTTAGCAGGATATTCTTTAGGGCAAGCAGATCTTTTACGGCGAGCAATGGGTAAAAAGAAAGTTTCCGAGATGCAAAAACATCGGGAAGCTTTTGTTGATGGCGCGGCTAAAAACGGTGTTAGAAAACAAGTAGCTGAAGAGTTATTTGACCAAATGGTCAAGTTCGCTGAGTATTGCTTAAGCTATGATACTGAGATACTAACTGTTGAATGTGGGTCAATACCTATTGGCAAAATAGTTGAAGAAAAAATTGAATGTACAGTTTATAGTATTGATAGTAATGACTATGTATATATACAACCAGTTGCTCAATGGCATAATCGAGGTCAACAAGAAATTTTTGAATATTGCTTAGAAAATGGCTTAGTTATTCGAGCAACGAAAGAACATAAGTTTATGACTACTAACGGTCAAATGCTACCAATTGATGAGATATTTGAAAAAGGACTTGAATTAAAGCAAATACAGTCCACAAATGGACAATAA
- a CDS encoding LAGLIDADG family homing endonuclease, which yields MDNKMFTKYNQLTMRQKQQIIDAFEFGIECQVIPQYIGVSGRAVARVLSEAGINTKRRNRYTLNENYFDEIDSQVKAYLLGLIAADGCVTQINYIAFESIDKELTELLSIELQYSGKIRIIKPQGYAPHYRINFSSRSLASALRSYGVVTGRMFSGSYYSPNSEYLASYVLGYFDGDGCAYVNKGRSGGLICIVGSYEFTYELIKCLGMGSVEEHSLKKAYYWRIFSRKNIEAFYNLVYQQSQVGLQRKKKKIEEILGSYRRD from the coding sequence ATGGACAATAAAATGTTTACGAAATATAATCAATTAACCATGCGACAAAAGCAGCAAATTATTGATGCTTTTGAGTTTGGAATAGAGTGCCAAGTCATTCCTCAATATATTGGTGTTAGTGGTAGAGCAGTAGCTAGAGTTCTTAGTGAAGCTGGTATTAATACTAAACGTAGAAATCGCTATACTTTAAATGAAAACTATTTTGATGAAATTGACTCTCAAGTTAAAGCATATTTATTAGGTTTGATAGCTGCTGATGGTTGTGTTACTCAAATAAACTACATTGCTTTTGAATCTATAGATAAGGAACTGACAGAATTACTTAGTATCGAATTGCAATACTCTGGAAAAATTAGAATTATTAAGCCTCAAGGTTATGCGCCCCATTATCGAATTAATTTTTCATCCCGAAGCTTAGCTAGTGCTTTACGTAGCTACGGAGTAGTAACCGGAAGAATGTTTTCCGGTAGCTATTATTCTCCTAACTCAGAGTATTTAGCTTCATACGTGTTAGGCTACTTTGACGGTGATGGTTGTGCTTATGTAAATAAAGGTAGAAGTGGCGGACTGATATGTATTGTGGGTTCTTATGAATTTACTTACGAACTCATAAAGTGCTTAGGGATGGGGTCTGTAGAAGAACATAGCTTAAAAAAGGCTTATTACTGGAGAATTTTTAGTCGTAAAAATATAGAGGCTTTTTATAATTTGGTGTATCAGCAATCACAAGTAGGACTACAACGTAAAAAGAAGAAAATTGAAGAAATATTAGGGAGCTACAGACGTGATTAA